The Hymenobacter swuensis DY53 genome includes the window TGCCGGAGCAGCCGGCATATGTATGAACACATGGAAGTAACCCGCATTACTACGGAGGAGGACCTGACTAATGCCCTGGCTATTCGCCGGACGGTATTCGTGCTGGGCCAGAACGTACCGGCCGACCTCGAAAACGATGCGCATGACCGCACCGACGCCACGCACTACTTGGCCCGGGCCGCCGATGGTCAGCCTTGCGGGGCTGCTCGCTGGCGCGTTACGGAAAATGGGGTGAAACTGGAGCGCTTCGCGGTGCTGGCCGGGTACCGCAACCAGCAAGTGGGGGCTGCGTTACTGGCCGCCGTACTCCGCGACGTACAGGCGGCTCATCCTGCCGCCGAAGTATACCTGAACGCGCAATTGCCCGCCGTGCGTTTTTACGAGCGGCATGCCTTCCGGAAAGCCGGTGCAGCCTTCTGGGAAGCTGGTATTGAACACTATAAAATGGTCTGGCAGCGCTTGTAGCGGTTGCGCAACAGCGGCATGTCGGTGGCGCATAAGCCGGTTCTGTTTTCCTATTATGGGGAGCAGAACCGGCTTTTGCGGTTTGACTTATTTTCTCCATTTTGACTGGGTAATATCTCGCGGTGCCGGCTGCACTATGCGTTGGCCTTATCCTTATCAAGATGGTTATCAAATGGGCTCCGAATGCCTTCATCCGGCTGGTACTACCGCTGATGGCCGGTATCCTGACCTACCTATATATCGGTAGCCAGCTCCCCGATTTTCGGCTGCTGCTAGTAGGCCTGGTATTACTTTTTCTGTTGGTGCAGTTCTGGGCCGCTCGGCGGACTAGCCCGGGTGCTACCGATGCGGCCGGGCTGCTGGCAATGCTGGTGCTATATGCCGCCGGCCTCACCTTCACCCAGCAAGGCACCGAAAGCCGTGCGCCGGACCACCTATACCGTTTTGGTAACCGCGTGGAGTTTTACCGGGCCGTGGTGGACGATTACACTGTGGTTCGGCCCGCTACCTACGCTACCACCGTACGCGTTTCGGCGGTGCGGGTGGCAGGGCAGTGGGGGCCGGCACGAGGCGGTATCCGGGTGTCCATCCCGCGCGACGACAGTACGGCTGCTCCGCAGTACGGCGACGTATGGCTGGTTCGTGGGGCGCCCGCACCTAGCAAGGCTCCGCTGAACCCCGGGGAGTTCGACTACCGCCGCTATCTTGCGTACCACCAGGTCTATCATCAGCAGTTCATCCACCCTGACCAATATCAACGAATAGCCATTGCGCCGCCCAGCCAGTTGCGGGCCATGGCCATGCGCGCCGCCCGGGTGCTCGATGGGGTGTTCCGGCAGTATGTGCACGCCAAGCGGGAGTATGCGCTGGCTTCGGCGTTGGTACTGGGCATTAAGGATGAAGTAGATCAGGAAACCAAGCAGGCCTACGCCAACACCGGTACCACGCA containing:
- a CDS encoding GNAT family N-acetyltransferase, encoding MEVTRITTEEDLTNALAIRRTVFVLGQNVPADLENDAHDRTDATHYLARAADGQPCGAARWRVTENGVKLERFAVLAGYRNQQVGAALLAAVLRDVQAAHPAAEVYLNAQLPAVRFYERHAFRKAGAAFWEAGIEHYKMVWQRL